The Bacillus carboniphilus genome contains a region encoding:
- a CDS encoding superoxide dismutase family protein, whose amino-acid sequence MMQKTFRTLVLAFIFLSGCVGDESITKMDVEMFNSNGDSLGTVKLTEEPEGVGLKVTLEGLPSGELGIHVHEFPNCEAPEFKTSGNHFNPDNVDHGLMHPDGAHAGDLPNLIVDSGKVDVELVGPQLTLKKGQKGSLFSQKGTSLIITSQRDDGMTQPSGDSGERIACGKITEEEAERKDKNVIEPEEE is encoded by the coding sequence ATTATGCAAAAAACCTTTCGTACACTCGTATTAGCGTTTATTTTTCTGTCAGGCTGCGTTGGTGATGAATCGATAACCAAGATGGATGTAGAAATGTTTAATAGTAATGGAGACTCATTGGGGACAGTGAAGTTGACAGAAGAGCCAGAGGGCGTAGGTTTAAAAGTGACATTAGAGGGACTTCCTTCCGGTGAGCTTGGTATACATGTTCATGAGTTTCCAAACTGTGAAGCTCCCGAATTTAAAACGTCTGGAAATCACTTTAATCCTGATAATGTTGATCATGGGCTTATGCATCCTGATGGAGCCCATGCTGGAGATTTACCAAATTTAATTGTTGATAGTGGAAAAGTAGATGTAGAACTTGTTGGTCCTCAGTTAACGCTTAAGAAAGGGCAAAAAGGGTCTCTTTTTTCTCAAAAAGGTACATCCCTTATTATTACGAGTCAAAGGGATGATGGTATGACTCAACCATCTGGAGATTCAGGTGAGCGCATTGCATGTGGGAAAATCACGGAAGAAGAAGCCGAAAGAAAAGATAAAAATGTGATAGAGCCTGAAGAAGAATGA
- a CDS encoding kinase-associated lipoprotein B has product MRTVKTGDPVTGIYKTGKYIGEITEERPQHYLIKVKAVIKHPTQGDLHNPNKVEVPIFHERRALAENEQTNIPKGMVKPYEGSLPDYKESLKLSLKNQLDELEQKNTPWSRKSKETLLSLKKDYFSKD; this is encoded by the coding sequence GTGAGAACAGTGAAAACCGGCGATCCAGTTACTGGGATTTATAAGACAGGGAAATACATAGGAGAAATTACAGAGGAAAGACCGCAACATTATTTAATAAAAGTAAAAGCCGTTATTAAACATCCTACACAAGGAGACTTACATAACCCTAATAAAGTTGAAGTCCCTATATTTCATGAACGAAGAGCTCTGGCTGAAAATGAACAAACAAATATCCCAAAGGGTATGGTGAAACCTTATGAAGGCTCGTTACCCGATTATAAAGAATCACTTAAACTGTCCCTAAAGAATCAACTTGACGAACTCGAACAAAAAAACACTCCCTGGTCAAGAAAATCTAAAGAAACGTTATTATCTCTTAAAAAGGACTATTTCAGCAAAGATTAA
- the kapD gene encoding 3'-5' exonuclease KapD, translating into MKEDKSLLFIDFEFTMPERKFHPQGFFPEIIEVGMVCVLNQKIERKFSSFVKPTFFPELTERCKSFLSITQEEVDHGISFYELTSILKQIDRPNKRTVITWGNMDMRVLKSNCVKHHLPNPLKGKNHDLSMEYKRFFGDKNQTGLWKAVEEYGKKGTGKHHCALDDAMTTLNIYNLVQNDKRYLEEHQPTTIGDRIDKKNILKKFAT; encoded by the coding sequence ATGAAGGAAGACAAGAGCTTGTTATTTATTGATTTTGAGTTTACAATGCCTGAAAGAAAATTTCATCCACAAGGTTTTTTTCCAGAAATAATTGAAGTTGGAATGGTTTGTGTTTTAAATCAAAAAATTGAACGTAAGTTTTCCTCTTTTGTTAAACCGACATTTTTTCCAGAGTTAACGGAAAGATGTAAATCTTTTTTGTCAATTACTCAGGAAGAGGTTGATCATGGAATTAGTTTTTATGAGCTCACTAGTATTTTGAAGCAAATTGATCGTCCAAATAAAAGAACTGTTATTACATGGGGAAATATGGACATGAGGGTATTAAAGTCAAACTGTGTTAAGCATCATCTACCTAATCCTTTAAAAGGGAAAAATCATGATTTATCCATGGAGTATAAGCGGTTTTTCGGTGACAAAAATCAAACAGGTCTATGGAAAGCAGTTGAGGAATATGGAAAAAAAGGGACTGGAAAACATCATTGTGCTTTAGATGATGCAATGACGACCTTAAATATATATAATTTAGTTCAAAATGATAAACGTTACTTAGAGGAGCATCAACCAACGACAATAGGAGATCGAATTGATAAGAAAAATATTTTAAAGAAGTTTGCAACATAA